In Pleurocapsa sp. PCC 7319, the following are encoded in one genomic region:
- a CDS encoding polysaccharide biosynthesis tyrosine autokinase: MSQNNWELEELNDLGYGQLFATLWRRRYWFAGVFGAVLAIAIPTALMKKPVYQSYMQVLAESNYQSKDLTNRFSDNAYLEKEFADSGLEIDYATQLKVLKSSELLKRAIAKLGLENSEETKQEIIESLRESLSVIQLTEEEGSQDPTTTKIIQADFIGDSPVETKRILEAIQEVYLEYNLEQQEKRLKDGLNFINNQIPDARRELTEAEAALTKLSKEHNLISPEQEAIALKENIREISKEREALKAQQSQTTGNYSNLQQQLNLPTENAQTLSRLSQSERYQNLLNELQQIEISLANEQTKFTNDNPIIQDLTAKRDSQRALLIQEAERVLGKVPANFPIDLKSIQKQRQFFDSETRFLDTITESQASLKGIHERELSLAQTEAELRQRLVKFPDLIARYRNLSQEAEVKRNALQRLLEAKQELEIELSRGGFGWQVIESPQLGEQIAPNLLQDLLLSFVIASFLGVGTAFTIEALDQRITNPQEIERQTSLPILGTTPGLSSFASNRFLARLPFLSQSHSTTNIKEVIQWHPFRESLDLIYQNLKLASINSPLQSLAVTSAIAGEGKSTLILGLAISAARHQQRVLVIDADLRRPSLHKAFNLANHTGLADFLAGEVTYPVIEQVSFSGETIDLIPSGSIPLDPVKLLNSSILLDLIDQQKQNYDLILVDTPPAIGMVDAIKVASNCDSAVLTMRLDKLKASELLEVEALFSKLNVLGIVINDSKEYEFKSPYLLPQQV, translated from the coding sequence ATGAGTCAAAATAACTGGGAATTAGAAGAGCTAAATGATTTGGGTTATGGGCAGTTATTTGCTACGTTGTGGCGTCGCCGTTATTGGTTTGCAGGAGTATTTGGTGCTGTACTAGCTATTGCTATTCCTACAGCTTTGATGAAAAAGCCTGTTTACCAAAGTTATATGCAAGTATTAGCGGAATCTAACTATCAATCAAAAGATTTGACTAATAGATTCTCTGATAATGCCTATTTAGAAAAAGAATTTGCTGACTCTGGTTTGGAAATTGACTATGCCACTCAATTAAAAGTATTAAAGAGTTCAGAATTACTAAAGAGAGCTATTGCTAAGTTAGGATTAGAAAATTCCGAAGAGACAAAACAAGAAATTATAGAGTCATTGCGGGAGTCATTATCTGTAATTCAACTTACAGAAGAAGAAGGATCACAAGACCCGACAACGACCAAGATTATCCAAGCTGATTTTATTGGAGACAGTCCTGTTGAAACTAAAAGAATCTTAGAAGCAATCCAGGAAGTCTACTTAGAGTATAATCTCGAACAACAAGAGAAGCGCCTAAAGGATGGATTGAATTTTATCAATAATCAAATTCCTGATGCGCGTCGTGAATTAACCGAAGCTGAAGCAGCCCTAACTAAATTAAGTAAAGAGCATAATTTAATTTCTCCCGAACAAGAAGCGATCGCTCTGAAAGAAAACATTAGGGAGATTAGCAAAGAACGGGAAGCTCTTAAAGCTCAGCAGAGTCAAACTACAGGTAATTATAGTAACCTACAACAGCAATTAAATTTACCGACGGAAAACGCTCAAACTTTATCCCGTCTCAGTCAATCTGAACGTTACCAAAATTTACTGAACGAATTACAACAAATTGAAATTAGCCTGGCAAATGAACAAACAAAATTTACTAACGATAATCCTATTATTCAGGACCTCACTGCCAAACGAGATAGTCAACGGGCTTTGTTAATTCAGGAAGCAGAACGGGTTCTGGGCAAAGTACCTGCTAATTTTCCTATTGACCTCAAATCGATTCAAAAACAAAGGCAATTTTTTGATAGTGAGACCAGGTTTCTGGACACAATTACGGAATCTCAAGCTAGTTTGAAAGGTATCCACGAGCGAGAATTGAGCCTTGCGCAAACTGAAGCTGAACTGAGGCAGAGATTAGTTAAATTTCCCGATCTGATTGCTCGATATAGAAACTTATCTCAGGAAGCAGAAGTAAAAAGAAACGCTTTGCAAAGACTATTAGAAGCTAAGCAAGAGCTAGAAATAGAATTAAGTCGTGGAGGCTTTGGCTGGCAAGTAATTGAATCACCTCAATTGGGTGAACAAATTGCTCCTAATTTACTTCAGGATTTGTTGCTTAGTTTTGTAATTGCTTCTTTTCTGGGAGTAGGGACAGCCTTTACCATTGAAGCGCTCGATCAACGGATTACTAATCCTCAGGAAATTGAACGACAAACTTCCTTGCCGATCTTGGGAACTACCCCAGGACTATCTTCATTTGCTTCTAATCGTTTTCTAGCCAGGCTCCCCTTTTTATCTCAATCTCATTCCACCACTAATATTAAAGAAGTAATTCAGTGGCATCCTTTCCGAGAATCCTTAGATTTAATTTACCAAAACTTAAAGCTGGCCAGCATTAATTCGCCCTTACAATCTCTAGCGGTAACTAGCGCGATCGCTGGAGAAGGGAAATCCACTCTAATTTTGGGTTTAGCTATCAGCGCTGCTCGCCATCAGCAAAGAGTTTTGGTAATTGATGCTGATCTGCGTCGTCCTAGTCTCCATAAAGCATTTAATCTGGCTAATCATACTGGTTTAGCTGATTTTTTGGCAGGAGAAGTTACTTATCCTGTAATTGAGCAAGTTTCTTTCTCAGGAGAAACTATCGATTTAATTCCCTCTGGGTCCATACCATTAGATCCAGTTAAATTACTTAATTCCTCTATCTTACTGGATTTGATCGACCAACAAAAACAAAACTATGACCTGATTTTAGTTGATACTCCTCCAGCAATTGGCATGGTAGATGCGATTAAAGTTGCTTCTAACTGTGACAGCGCGGTGCTAACGATGCGTTTAGATAAATTAAAAGCTTCTGAATTACTGGAGGTGGAGGCATTATTCAGTAAGTTAAATGTTTTGGGCATAGTGATCAATGATTCTAAAGAATATGAGTTTAAATCTCCTTATTTATTGCCACAACAAGTTTAG
- a CDS encoding AAA family ATPase, which produces MNTSVDFESVLSLIDKTISPTYLNPTQEIVLREVWNGKTYSKMAYDYNYDPEYIKTVGCNLWQTLSSAFDEQINKGNFVPFMRLKISQLVEDKISRLENYQSQSISTDFKKRQSCNWTTAPNTNHFVGRESEIKLLKSWSQDSDCRCIVVSGMIGCGKTSLVTKFAQDIKDNYDFVIWFSLHHTPSLKTLLHNYLKIIKQLTNEQIHLGPVELSFLLSEFIDCLKQHKVLLVLDSLQSILETNRKNVSYKKEFDDYSQFLRSIISTNHQSLLISASRIKPKSLEYYTSNQVKILDLQGFNQQTTKTFLNLENNSAKQEQQLLRLSVTLQNNPQLLKIVENHLDIFSDDNTEQILQDLSLLEAISNLLEQELSYLSELEKEIIYWLAISCAPISLTELSNYLELSQPKLTLSHSVNCLTKRSLIIQNDAHYSLMPIMKSYLRRKLIKQALQSKSHH; this is translated from the coding sequence ATGAACACTTCTGTTGATTTTGAATCAGTCTTATCTTTAATTGACAAGACTATTAGCCCTACATACCTTAATCCCACTCAAGAAATAGTACTTAGAGAAGTGTGGAATGGTAAAACATACTCAAAAATGGCTTATGACTATAATTACGATCCCGAATACATTAAAACTGTAGGTTGTAATTTATGGCAGACTCTCTCCAGTGCTTTTGATGAACAAATTAACAAAGGTAATTTTGTCCCTTTTATGAGACTAAAAATCAGCCAACTGGTTGAAGATAAAATAAGTCGGTTAGAAAATTATCAATCTCAATCTATATCTACTGACTTTAAAAAAAGGCAATCTTGTAATTGGACAACGGCTCCCAATACTAACCATTTTGTAGGTAGAGAATCAGAAATTAAACTATTAAAGTCTTGGAGTCAAGATTCTGATTGCCGCTGTATTGTTGTTTCAGGAATGATCGGTTGTGGGAAAACCAGTTTAGTAACTAAATTTGCCCAAGATATAAAAGATAACTATGATTTCGTTATTTGGTTTTCCCTGCATCATACTCCGTCTTTAAAAACACTGCTACATAACTACTTAAAGATAATTAAACAGCTTACTAACGAGCAAATTCACTTAGGACCAGTGGAGTTAAGTTTTTTACTGTCTGAGTTTATTGATTGCTTAAAACAACACAAGGTTTTATTAGTCTTAGATAGTTTACAGTCTATATTGGAAACTAATAGAAAGAATGTTTCTTATAAAAAAGAATTTGATGATTATAGTCAGTTTTTACGTTCCATCATCTCTACCAATCATCAGAGTCTACTAATTTCCGCTAGCCGTATTAAGCCAAAATCACTTGAGTATTATACTAGTAATCAAGTGAAAATTCTTGATTTACAAGGATTTAATCAGCAAACTACTAAGACATTTTTGAATCTAGAAAATAATTCTGCCAAACAAGAACAACAGCTATTGCGTTTATCAGTAACTTTACAAAATAACCCTCAATTACTAAAAATTGTTGAGAATCACCTAGATATTTTTTCTGATGACAATACTGAGCAAATCCTACAAGATCTCAGTCTTCTTGAGGCAATTAGTAATTTGCTTGAACAAGAACTGTCTTATCTATCAGAATTAGAAAAAGAGATTATTTATTGGCTGGCAATTTCCTGTGCTCCAATATCTCTGACGGAATTGAGTAATTATCTGGAACTATCTCAACCTAAACTCACATTGTCTCACAGTGTTAATTGCTTAACCAAGCGATCGCTGATTATTCAAAATGATGCTCATTATTCTTTGATGCCCATAATGAAAAGTTATTTACGCAGAAAATTAATTAAGCAAGCTCTCCAAAGCAAAAGTCATCATTAG
- a CDS encoding cryptochrome/photolyase family protein codes for MTIGIWILGDRLTTKQLSLSNNQSNKQQIPVIFIESSEYVKQHPYHRQKLVLVWSAMRHFAAELEADNWKVTYKIAADFATPLQDWLATNNITELQITTPCDRPFHNLIQSLDLNCEIKFLADNHFLWSKEEFITWANSRKRLLMEDFYREGRKRFNILMDGKKPLGGKWNYDKDNRKPPKKNLSTPSPLTFEPDAITQEVIDWIKQEKFSDYGRIEPFNWAVTRQQAQQVLTYFVQECLPQFGTYQDAMVTGEYTMWHSLISPYLNLGLLEPREIIDAVETAYYQRELPLNSVEGFIRQVMGWREYMHGIYHFQDENYSQSNWFEHHQPLPEFFGDASKTDMNCLHQTLTQVEETAYGHHIQRLMVLGNFALIAGISPQEIENWFHSAFIDAYDWVMQTNVIGMGQFADGGVLASKPYAASANYINKMSDYCGNCHYNKSDRTGDRACPFNFFYWDFLHRHHERLKSLGRMNLVLSHLKRISENEFGEISSLARKWWKNQQIS; via the coding sequence ATGACAATTGGCATTTGGATATTAGGCGATCGCCTGACGACTAAGCAATTAAGTTTAAGTAATAATCAAAGTAACAAACAACAAATACCAGTTATTTTCATTGAATCAAGTGAATATGTAAAACAGCATCCATATCATCGACAAAAGTTGGTATTAGTCTGGTCAGCAATGCGCCACTTTGCAGCGGAATTAGAGGCAGATAACTGGAAAGTCACCTATAAAATTGCGGCTGATTTTGCTACCCCTCTTCAAGATTGGCTCGCAACTAACAATATCACTGAGTTACAGATAACGACTCCATGCGATCGCCCTTTTCACAATCTAATCCAAAGTCTTGATTTAAATTGTGAAATAAAATTTTTAGCTGACAATCATTTTTTATGGAGTAAGGAAGAATTTATTACCTGGGCAAACTCTCGTAAAAGACTATTAATGGAAGACTTTTATCGTGAGGGGAGGAAAAGATTTAACATCTTGATGGATGGCAAAAAACCTCTAGGTGGTAAATGGAATTACGATAAAGATAATCGCAAGCCGCCAAAAAAAAATTTATCAACTCCATCTCCATTAACTTTTGAACCAGATGCAATAACTCAAGAAGTCATTGATTGGATCAAGCAAGAAAAATTTTCTGACTACGGCAGAATTGAACCCTTTAACTGGGCAGTAACCAGACAACAAGCCCAACAAGTTTTAACTTATTTTGTTCAGGAATGTTTGCCTCAATTTGGGACTTATCAGGATGCAATGGTCACTGGGGAATATACCATGTGGCACAGCTTGATTTCTCCTTATCTTAACCTTGGTTTACTGGAGCCAAGGGAAATAATTGATGCGGTAGAAACTGCCTATTATCAACGGGAATTACCCCTCAACAGTGTGGAAGGTTTTATTCGTCAAGTGATGGGCTGGCGAGAATATATGCATGGAATTTATCATTTTCAGGACGAAAACTATAGCCAAAGCAATTGGTTTGAACATCATCAACCCTTACCCGAATTTTTTGGGGATGCTAGCAAAACTGACATGAACTGTTTACATCAAACCCTTACTCAGGTAGAAGAGACAGCCTATGGGCACCATATCCAAAGGTTGATGGTACTGGGTAACTTTGCCCTGATTGCTGGAATTTCTCCCCAAGAAATTGAAAATTGGTTTCATAGTGCTTTTATTGATGCCTATGACTGGGTCATGCAAACCAATGTCATTGGCATGGGACAATTTGCCGATGGTGGAGTTCTCGCTTCTAAACCCTATGCTGCTTCCGCAAACTACATCAATAAGATGAGCGACTACTGTGGTAATTGTCATTACAATAAAAGCGATCGCACTGGAGATCGAGCTTGCCCCTTTAACTTCTTTTACTGGGATTTTCTCCATCGTCATCACGAGCGTTTAAAGTCTTTAGGAAGAATGAACTTAGTTTTAAGTCATTTAAAGCGAATCTCAGAAAATGAATTTGGAGAAATCAGCTCTTTAGCTCGAAAATGGTGGAAAA
- a CDS encoding glycosyltransferase, protein MKVALVHDYLTQFGGAERVFELLCQFFYEADVYTSLYDPQNTVDFAGRAVKTTFLQQLPGAKLGFRLFAPFYYRAFRRLDLQDYDLIISSTSSFAKGVKKKPGAMHICFCHNVTRFLWDTRTYLEEYSKFQKFYPLIKPIFQSLRQQDLQYAQEPDLYIANSTTVAKRIRQIYQRKALVINYPIDTSKFIYSAEKEDYYLISSRMISYKRLDIAIETFNWLGLPLIITGDGPERERLEAMSLDNIKFLGYVDDNWRTHLMAKAKAVVITALEDYGLVPIEANASGTPVVAYGAGGVLDTQIDGETGILFTPQSPDALQGAIEQVESQNWNYTKIREHAVNNFSESVFFQQITKVIEEFCGPSIVHNLNIKSEWLANKVPIGVDR, encoded by the coding sequence ATGAAAGTAGCCTTAGTACATGATTACCTAACGCAATTTGGTGGAGCTGAAAGAGTTTTCGAGTTACTGTGTCAGTTTTTTTACGAGGCTGATGTTTACACATCTCTCTACGATCCTCAAAATACTGTGGATTTTGCAGGACGAGCGGTCAAAACGACTTTTCTTCAACAGTTACCAGGAGCCAAATTGGGTTTTCGTCTCTTCGCTCCGTTCTATTACCGTGCTTTTCGCAGGCTCGATCTACAAGATTACGATTTAATCATTAGTAGTACTTCTAGCTTTGCCAAAGGAGTAAAAAAGAAGCCAGGAGCAATGCATATTTGCTTCTGTCACAATGTGACTCGCTTTCTTTGGGATACTAGAACTTATTTAGAAGAATATAGTAAATTTCAGAAATTTTACCCTCTAATTAAGCCTATATTTCAATCTCTACGGCAACAAGATTTGCAATATGCTCAAGAACCAGATTTATACATAGCTAACTCTACTACTGTAGCTAAAAGAATAAGGCAGATCTATCAAAGGAAAGCATTAGTAATCAATTATCCCATCGATACGAGCAAGTTTATTTATTCAGCTGAAAAAGAAGACTACTACCTAATTTCATCGCGAATGATTAGCTATAAGAGGCTGGATATCGCGATCGAGACATTTAACTGGTTGGGTTTGCCTTTGATTATTACTGGGGATGGGCCAGAACGTGAGCGTTTAGAAGCGATGTCCTTAGACAACATTAAGTTTTTAGGTTACGTCGATGATAACTGGCGTACTCACTTGATGGCCAAAGCCAAGGCTGTAGTAATCACCGCTCTGGAAGATTATGGTTTAGTTCCTATAGAAGCGAATGCTAGCGGTACTCCTGTTGTTGCTTATGGTGCAGGAGGAGTTTTAGATACCCAAATTGATGGAGAAACTGGTATTCTCTTTACACCTCAATCTCCTGATGCTTTGCAAGGGGCAATAGAACAGGTCGAAAGCCAAAATTGGAATTATACAAAAATCCGCGAACATGCTGTCAATAATTTTTCTGAGTCAGTGTTTTTCCAACAAATTACCAAAGTTATTGAAGAGTTTTGTGGTCCATCAATTGTACACAATTTAAACATCAAGTCGGAGTGGTTAGCTAATAAGGTTCCAATAGGAGTAGATCGATGA